In a single window of the Cucumis melo cultivar AY chromosome 11, USDA_Cmelo_AY_1.0, whole genome shotgun sequence genome:
- the LOC103495948 gene encoding vascular-related unknown protein 1-like — MEKSVYSSAQQFPHPLPSFPSSAVESGWTAYLDNPSDDDTNTYPTSSLLSDAASHAVAAAHPPTTLTNHLKIPTKLILKPKQPHFFVDTSLEDTASSPDNSPKVGDHLGPFDGNHYRRKSSLGNGEKYRDHERRLEIGFKRKASEYTDLKKRGLCLVPLSMLTNYLD, encoded by the exons ATGGAGAAATCTGTTTATTCATCCGCCCAACAATTCCCTCACCCATTGCCTTCCTTTCCCAGCTCCGCCGTGGAAAGCGGTTGGACTGCCTATTTGGACAACCCCTCCGACGATGACACCAACACTTACCCCACCTCCTCCTTGCTCTCTGACGCCGCTTCTCACGCTGTCGCTGCCGCCCATCCTCCAACTACGCTCACCAACCACCTCAAAATCCCAACCAAGTTGATTCTCAAGCCTAAACAACCACACTTTTTTGTTGATACTTCTCTTGAAGATACTGCCAGTTCTCCTGATAATAGCCCCAAG GTTGGTGATCATTTGGGGCCGTTCGATGGGAATCATTATCGGAGAAAGAGTTCACTG GGAAATGGAGAGAAATATAGAGATCATGAAAGAAGATTGGAGATAGGTTTTAAAAGGAAGGCTTCTGAATACACAGACTTGAAGAAAAGAGGATTGTGTTTGGTTCCTTTGTCCATGCTCACAAATTACTTGGATtga